Proteins co-encoded in one Paracrocinitomix mangrovi genomic window:
- a CDS encoding aspartate kinase codes for MLRVFKFGGASVKNADAVRNVADIIKRYPEDQLIVVISAMGKTTNALEDILNAYWNGDNSCQAKIDDLNKFHREIVKDLFTSGSEYVSTELEIIFQELSKKCKTQHSENYNFEYDQIVSLGEVISTKIVHAYLNNLELDSSWLDARKVVATDNKWREARINWEQTEKQIQSVVKDEFISGQRILISQGFIGHTPEGLTTTLGREGSDFSAAIFAYVMEADNVTIWKDVPGMLNADPKWFDNTILLEKISFREAIELAYFGASVIHPRTIQPLKRKNIPLYIKSFVNPEAKGSVIQSSEENDNNIPSFIFKMDQVLVSISPKDFSFVIEENLEEIFAYLNKESIRMNIMQNSAVSFSFCCDKSRIDIDKLIEHFKDTYIVKYNEPLELVTIRHYDDATIKRVTTDKKVILQQKTRETARIVMLNI; via the coding sequence ATGCTAAGAGTATTCAAATTTGGTGGTGCCTCAGTAAAAAATGCAGATGCAGTAAGGAATGTTGCTGATATCATAAAAAGATATCCTGAAGATCAACTAATTGTAGTTATTTCTGCCATGGGAAAAACCACCAATGCCCTAGAAGATATTCTAAATGCATATTGGAACGGAGATAATAGTTGTCAAGCCAAAATTGATGATCTAAATAAATTTCACCGTGAAATTGTAAAGGATCTATTTACAAGTGGATCAGAATATGTTTCAACTGAATTGGAGATCATCTTCCAAGAACTTAGTAAAAAGTGTAAAACACAACATTCAGAAAACTACAATTTTGAATATGATCAAATTGTATCTCTGGGAGAAGTCATCTCAACTAAAATTGTACACGCCTATTTAAACAATCTTGAATTAGACTCTTCCTGGTTAGATGCCCGCAAAGTTGTGGCAACTGACAATAAATGGAGAGAAGCTCGTATTAACTGGGAGCAAACTGAAAAGCAAATTCAATCGGTAGTGAAGGATGAGTTTATTTCAGGTCAACGAATTTTAATTTCTCAAGGATTTATTGGTCATACTCCTGAAGGCTTAACCACTACATTAGGAAGAGAAGGTTCAGATTTTTCTGCTGCTATTTTTGCCTATGTAATGGAGGCAGATAATGTGACCATTTGGAAAGATGTTCCCGGAATGTTGAATGCGGATCCAAAATGGTTTGACAATACCATTCTTTTAGAGAAAATTTCTTTTAGAGAGGCTATTGAGCTTGCCTATTTTGGTGCTTCAGTAATCCACCCAAGAACTATTCAACCGCTAAAAAGAAAAAATATACCACTTTATATTAAGTCTTTTGTGAACCCAGAGGCAAAAGGTTCAGTGATTCAAAGTTCAGAGGAAAACGACAACAATATTCCTTCATTCATTTTCAAAATGGATCAGGTTTTGGTTTCAATTTCACCAAAGGATTTCTCTTTTGTAATTGAGGAAAATTTAGAAGAGATTTTTGCTTATCTCAACAAAGAAAGCATCCGAATGAATATCATGCAAAACTCAGCAGTAAGCTTTTCTTTTTGTTGTGATAAATCACGTATTGATATTGATAAATTAATTGAGCATTTCAAAGACACCTACATTGTAAAATACAATGAACCATTGGAGTTGGTGACTATCAGACACTATGATGATGCTACGATTAAAAGGGTAACTACTGACAAAAAAGTAATCCTTCAGCAAAAAACAAGAGAAACAGCAAGAATTGTTATGCTGAATATTTAG